A region from the Actinoplanes sp. OR16 genome encodes:
- the groES gene encoding co-chaperone GroES yields MPVTTATKVAIKPLEDRIVVQANEAETTTASGIVIPDTAKEKPQEGTVLAVGPGRIDDKGNRVPLDVKVGDVVLYSKYGGTEVKYAGEEYLVLSARDVLAVIEK; encoded by the coding sequence ATGCCCGTGACTACCGCGACAAAGGTTGCGATCAAGCCGCTCGAGGACCGCATCGTGGTCCAGGCGAACGAGGCTGAGACCACGACCGCTTCCGGCATCGTGATCCCCGACACCGCCAAGGAGAAGCCCCAGGAGGGCACCGTCCTGGCTGTCGGCCCCGGCCGGATCGACGACAAGGGGAACCGGGTTCCGCTCGACGTCAAGGTCGGCGACGTGGTCCTCTACTCGAAGTACGGCGGCACCGAGGTCAAGTACGCCGGCGAGGAGTACCTGGTGCTCTCCGCCCGCGACGTCCTCGCGGTCATCGAGAAGTAA
- a CDS encoding class I SAM-dependent methyltransferase: protein MTPELLSRLRTPAGAEALAVAAEVDGAEPLAAASAVRARGIGAELAAAALTQASLRGRAAMKFGPDAARMFFTRPGLEQATRAEVAARRAGRLAEAGVTSIADLGCGLGTDAFAAARRGIRVHAVDADPLTAAVAAANAEALGLADLVTVTCADATTVEVERFDAVFADPARRQAGRGRVFDPKSYSPPWDFVAALPERVPRTVLKLAPGIDHALLPPGAEGEWVSVGGDLVEAAFWCGPLASAPRRATLLGREHAELTGSGVEVAPVGAVGGYLYDPDPAVVRSHLVAEFAAGVGGRLGDPEIAYVYTDEPVDTPYARRLAVTDVLPFSLKRLRALLRERGVGRLEIRKRGSALVPDQLRKDLRLAGPNGAGLVLTRVAGAPVVLITQEAGTQ, encoded by the coding sequence GTGACCCCTGAGCTGCTCTCCCGCTTGCGAACCCCTGCCGGAGCCGAAGCCCTGGCCGTGGCGGCCGAGGTCGATGGCGCCGAACCACTCGCCGCGGCCTCGGCCGTGCGTGCCCGGGGCATCGGCGCGGAGCTCGCCGCCGCCGCCTTGACCCAGGCTAGTTTGCGCGGGCGCGCGGCGATGAAATTCGGGCCGGACGCCGCCCGGATGTTCTTCACCAGGCCCGGCCTGGAACAGGCGACCCGGGCCGAGGTCGCGGCGCGCCGGGCCGGGCGTCTCGCCGAGGCCGGCGTCACCTCGATCGCCGACCTCGGCTGCGGCCTGGGCACCGACGCGTTCGCGGCGGCCCGCCGCGGCATCCGGGTGCACGCGGTCGACGCCGACCCGCTGACCGCCGCGGTCGCCGCCGCCAACGCCGAAGCCCTCGGTCTGGCCGATCTGGTCACCGTGACGTGCGCGGACGCCACCACCGTCGAGGTGGAACGATTCGACGCGGTCTTCGCCGACCCGGCCCGGCGCCAGGCCGGCCGCGGCCGGGTGTTCGACCCGAAGTCGTACTCGCCGCCGTGGGACTTCGTGGCGGCCCTGCCCGAGCGGGTGCCGCGGACCGTGCTGAAGCTCGCACCCGGCATCGACCACGCGCTGCTGCCGCCGGGCGCCGAGGGGGAGTGGGTGAGCGTCGGCGGCGATCTGGTCGAGGCGGCGTTCTGGTGCGGGCCGCTGGCGTCGGCGCCGCGCCGGGCCACGCTGCTCGGGCGCGAGCACGCCGAACTGACCGGCTCGGGCGTGGAGGTCGCGCCGGTCGGGGCGGTCGGCGGATATCTCTACGACCCGGATCCGGCCGTGGTCCGCTCGCACCTGGTGGCCGAGTTCGCCGCCGGGGTCGGCGGCCGGCTGGGCGACCCGGAGATCGCCTACGTCTACACCGACGAGCCGGTGGACACCCCGTACGCACGGCGTCTCGCTGTCACGGACGTGCTGCCGTTCTCACTGAAGCGGCTCCGCGCCCTGCTCCGCGAGCGGGGCGTCGGCCGACTGGAGATCCGCAAGCGCGGCTCCGCCCTCGTACCGGATCAATTGCGCAAGGATCTCCGCCTGGCCGGGCCGAACGGCGCCGGGCTGGTGCTGACCCGGGTGGCGGGCGCGCCGGTGGTGCTGATCACCCAGGAAGCCGGCACCCAGTAA
- the ybaK gene encoding Cys-tRNA(Pro) deacylase produces the protein MAKKAAGTPATVLLTAERIAHTLHPYEVSPDAPNYGALVAEFLGVEPARLFKTLIAEVDGKLVVGVVPVTGDLDLKALAQAAGGKRATLADRAAAERSSGYVRGGISPLGQRRRLPTVIDDTAPGLDLMYVSAGRRGLQVSLAPADLIRLTSATVAPIRG, from the coding sequence ATGGCGAAGAAAGCGGCCGGGACGCCGGCCACCGTCCTGCTGACTGCCGAGCGGATCGCACACACCCTGCATCCGTACGAGGTGTCCCCGGACGCTCCGAACTACGGCGCCCTGGTCGCCGAGTTCCTCGGGGTCGAGCCCGCCCGGCTGTTCAAGACGCTGATCGCCGAGGTCGACGGCAAGCTCGTGGTCGGCGTGGTGCCGGTGACCGGTGATCTCGACCTCAAGGCGCTCGCCCAGGCGGCCGGCGGCAAGCGCGCGACCCTCGCCGATCGGGCTGCCGCCGAGCGGAGCAGTGGTTACGTCCGCGGTGGCATCAGCCCGCTCGGTCAGCGCCGCCGGCTGCCGACCGTGATCGACGACACCGCGCCGGGTCTCGACCTGATGTACGTCTCGGCGGGCCGCCGTGGCCTCCAGGTCTCCCTCGCGCCGGCCGACCTGATCCGCCTGACCAGCGCGACAGTGGCGCCGATCCGGGGCTGA